ATGCGCTGACGCACGTCCGGGCCCAAATCGAGCGTGTCTGGGCGAAACTCTTCCTGGAAGTCGAGGTGGTGAAGCCCTAATTCGTGGAGACTGATGAACATCCGAAACCCCCGCACGCCTCCAACCACTACCATAAGGCCCGCGGGAACCGCTTAGCCATCCCGGCCATCGCTGGGATGCCCCGGCTCAGAGGCGCCTACTATCCAGGCAGCAAACTTAAAGGATATCGGCCCGCGCGCAGGAGTGTCAAGGAAGGCACAGGCGAGTGGTTCCAACCCGGGGACTGAAAATCTTGCCATTCTCGAGTAGGATTCTGCCATGTCAAGCCACCTCTCACGCCGTTCGTTCATTGCACTGTCAGCGATGCTTCCCTGGGCCTTTCGTGAACACACGGCCACATCGCTGCCTGTTGGCTTGGAACTGTATTCCGTTCGCGTGGAATTGAAGCGTGATCCCGAGGCTACTCTGCGCGCCGTCGCGCGGATGGGATATCAATGCGTGGAATTTTACGCTCCCTACTTCGAATGGAGCGAAGACCGAACCAAGCTGATCAGGAAGTTACTGGATGACCTCGGCGTGCGTTGTTATTCAACCCATAATGACGAAGAGTATTTCAGTCCCAAAAACCTCAGTCGAGTGCGGGACCTGAATTTGATTTTAGGGACCAAGTACGCGGTACTTGCCTATTCTGACAAAAAGGCCAGCTTGTCTGAGTGGAACCCTATCTCCGACCTGCTGAACCGTGCTGCCGATCAATTAGAACCATCAGGGCTGAAGGCCGGCTATCACAATCATGAAGCCGAGTTCACTCCCATCGAAGGCCAACGCCCGATTGAGCTAATAGCGAAAGCGACCAAACCTTCAGTCGCGTTGCAACTCGATGTGGGCACGTGTTTAAAGGCAGGATCGGATCCCGTCGCCTGGATTCGCAGCAACCCGGGAAGAATACGCTCCCTTCATTGCAAAGACTGGTCGCCCAACAAAGATTACAAGGTCTTGTTTGGAGAAGGGGCAGCCGACTGGAAGAACATTTTTAAGGCAGCCGAGACGGTGGGCGGAACTGAGTATTACCTGGTCGAGCAGGAAGGCAGCAGGTTTTCCGAGCTGGAGACTGCGCGCAGATGCCTCAAGACTTTCCGGGCGACGCACGCTTGAAATCTGCTCAAGGGAACGCAGGCCGGGTTCTCCGGCCTGCTAATCTGTTAATTATAAGGGAGTTACACTCCCGAGGGAGACTCGGTACCGGTGGCGCGTTGCCGTTCGCCGGTAGCCACATCGCGCAATGCGGTGACGCCACGCTTCACCCGCTCACGGCCCTGATCAATGGTCTCGCGCGCCGATTCCACGCTTTCCCGCGCCGAACTAGCCAGGTCACTGGCCCGCTCTGCGATCTGGTCACGGGTCTCCTGCCCGCTCATGGGAGCAAACAGAATACCCAGTCCGACTCCCACACCCAACCCAAATAGAAATGCCTTCATGACTGCCTCCTGAAATCCACGGTGTCTTTTCCCAGCCTATAAAGGTGGGCTGTCCTAAGAGATGCGGAAGTCGTCTGAAGGTTTGCTGCCGAGAATTGCAGCAGAGTTGGCTTTCGTGAGCTGCATTCTATATCGAGAGCTGCAGCTCGCTAACGCTCACGTTAATGCCTTCTGCCGTCAACCCTTCCGCCGCGCCCATTGTTGCCTCTGCTGTAAGTGCGGACGTAATCCGGGACTGCCGTGGGATGATTCATCCGCGGATCAGCAATCGGCTCTCCTGGCACCATCTTTAAGGGAAGGACACCCGCCCACACCGGCATAGCGTAATCTTCTTCATCATCGAGCGGTGGTCCAGTGCGTACTTTGGCGGACGCCTCTTGCAGAGGAACGGCCAGGACGATGGTTCCGCTGAGTTCCTGCGGGCTGGGCGGGCGGATCTCTGCCCAGCGACCCGGCATTACGTGTTCAGAGAAAGTACGCAGCGCCTCCGCCTTCTCTGCCGGATCCTGGAGCATGGTTGCTTTTCCAAAGACTACGACCGAGCGGTAATTCATTGATGAATGGAAACCCGATCGTGCCAGTACCAATCCGTCCACCAAAGTGACGGTTATGCAGATTTCTATTCCGCTGGCGGCGCCGCGTAGCATCCGGCTGGCGGCCGAGCCGTGAATGTAAAGTGTGTCTGCGGAGCGGCCGTAGCCCGTCGGAATCACAACCGGGTGCCCCTCTGACACGAATCCCACATGGCAGATGAATCCCTCATCCAGGATCTGGTACACCGTCTTGCGGTCGTACACTCCACGTTTGGCAAGACGCTTTACCTGCGTGCGCTGGGTGGGAACAAAGTCGGTCATAGTGATGAAAGCCTCCGTGGGGCCGGGTCTGAGCAACAACAACATACCTTACGATGAAACCCCTTCGCGGTGAGGTTCAGTTCTTTAGACAACCGAAACGACTACTCATCCTCCAACAGCTTCTCCAACGTGGGCTTATGCTTTTCCAGATTTTTCTTTATGCGCTGCTCCACCCGCCGGGTCGGTGGGGGCATGCCCACGTGCTCCCGGGCCGCTGCTTTAACGGCCTTTACGGCCCGGAACTTTTGTTTTCGCTTCCTTGCCATAGTCAATGTCGAGGGCGAAGTGAGCTGTGTCCCGCTGCTACATTAACGCTGCAATTATGCAATAATCCTGGCTGCTACGGTGTTCGATTGTCGGTGCGGACCGCATGGGATTGGAAGAGCGCGACTTTTTCGACGAGCGGCTGGAAACCAAACCAGCCAATTTGAACTGCCCGCATTGCAAGCAGACGGGGGAATACGCCCTCGGCTGGTTTGTGCGCAACAAGAAGAAGCAGCTCCCCAGAGGCGCTGACGAACGAGATCGTGCCCGCTTCGCCAAGGCCCGCTCCTACATGCTCCGCCGTGACGATGTTATCGCCTGCAACAACCCCCGCTGCCGCAAGCGCTTCGAAATTTCTGGGGTGCAATCCGTAGTTTTTACGGAGTAGGCTGGCCTGTCGCTTCGCTGAGCGCAGGTTGGGCAGCAGTTTTTCGTTCTCCCCATCGTTAATCTATACTGAATAGTTTTCCACCGACGCCGACGCAGTTCAGAGTGTGATTCGCTCCGGACTGGCTGCCGGGTAACACGGGGTGATGGTTGAAGATTCTGGTCTGCATGAAGCAGGTCCCGCAAAAGGATGCGCCGCTCAAGCTCAATGAGAGCGGCGCCTGGATTCGGGAAGACGTCTCTTACGAAGTGAACGAACCCGACGCTTACGCGCTGGAAGAGGCCTTGCGCCAGAAAGAAAAGCATAGCGGCGAAGTGGTCGTGATTACCGCAGGTCCGGCACGCGCCCAGCAGGTTCTCCGGGGGGCCCTGGCCAAAGGCGCCGACCGGGCTATTCACCTTGAGGACGCGGGCTTCGTTGGACTCGACGCCTTCAACACCTCTCGCGCCATAGCGGCCGCCATTCGCGAAGAGAAATTCGACCTGATTTTTACCGGGCTGCAGTCAGACGATTACGGCTACGCTCAGACCGGAGTGATATTGGCCGAACTGCTCGGTTGGCCGCACGCGACCATCATCATGCAAATCGAGAAATCTGACTCCGGCATTCGAGTAAAGCGCGAACTGGAAGCCGGATTCTTCCAGTTTGTAGACATGCCGTTGCCGGCGGTGCTCACTATTCAATCAGGTATCAACAAGTTGCGCTATGCAACGCTGATTGGCATCAAGCAAGCCAAGAACAAACCGTTGCGGAAAGTAAGCATGGGCGAGGTGCAGAGCGCGCTTGGCCCGAATGGACTGAAAATCGAGAAACTATATGTCCCGGAAAAAACCAAAAATACCGAAATGCTAGAGGGCTCGCCCGCAGAAATCGCAAAGAAACTGGTTGAGAAGCTTCGCAACCAGGTCCGGGTGCTGTGAGGCCCGGACGGCGTGCATGCGGTGTGCGACGAAACACGTAAGTAGCTTACGAAGCAGTGTGTGTAACTTTCTATTAAGAGATCTGAATGGCTGACACCATCCTGGTTGTTGTCGAACAACGCGAAGGCAAACTGAACCGCGTTTCCTGGGAGACGCTCACCGCCGGACAAGGAATTGCGGCAGACATGGGCTGGACACTGGAAGCGGCGGTGCTCGGCAAAGGGGCGAGCGGTTTGGCCAGCGAAATTGCCGCCAAACAACTAGCAAAAGTTTATGCGATCGAGTCTCCCGCTCTCGAACCGTACACGCCGGATGCTTACGTTTTTGCCTTGAAGCAATTTTTGGCCTCGCACCAGCCGCGCCTGGTGCTGATGCCGCACACCTATCAGGTGCGCGATTTCGCTCCCCAACTGGCCGCCGCTCTCAAACGGGCGCTGATCAGCGATTGCATCGGCTACAAACACGAAGGCGGAAAACTGCTCTTTACGCGCCAAATGTTTCAGGGGAAATTTGCGGCTGACGTTTCTTTCTCCGGAGAACCGCCATGGTTCGCCACTTTTCAGAATGGCGCCTTCCGCGGCGACCAGGTAAAGGCCGGCTCTGCCGCTGCACCTATCGAAACGGTAACCATCCAGATTCCCGAGGGTACTGTTCGCAATCGCCCCCATGAGGTCTTCAAAGAGGCGAAGCAAGCGGTAGACCTCACCCAGGCAGAGATTATTGTGGCTGTCGGCCGCGGCATAAAAGAGCAGAAGAACATCGAGCTTGCCAAGCAACTCGCTGAGGCACTGGGCGGCGAGATCGCCGCTTCGCGGCCCATTTGCGATGCGGGCTGGCTTCCCATGGACCGCCAGATTGGCTCCTCTGGCCAGACCGTCGCGCCCAAACTTTATTTAGCGCTGGGTATCAGTGGCGCCATCCAGCATATCGTGGGCATGAAGGGATCGCGCACCATTGTCGCCATCAACAAAGATTCTGAGGCGCCGATCTTCGAGGTTGCAGATTTAGCCGCCGTTGGGAATTTGTTCGACATCGTTCCGCCCCTGATTGAGGCGATCAAGAAGGCGAAGGCGGGTGCGTGAGCGTGCTCCTGTTTCGGCAGCCGCTCCCCAACGTCACTCGCCCGCAAATGGAAGCCGATGTGGTCATCGTCGGCGGCGGCCCTGCAGGAATGGCTTGCGCGTTGCGTCTCTCGCAACTGATTGATAATCACAATGGCAAAAATCCAGACAGTCCACTGAGCAAAGAGAATATTTACGTCCTGGAGAAAGCGCGCGAAATCGGGCAGCACTGTCTGTCCGGCGCGCTCCTCGATCCGCGCTCCATGCGCGAACTGCTACCCGGATTCGAGAAAGAAGCGCCTCTCGACGCGGAAGTCAGCCAGGAAGCGGTCTACTTCCTCAGCCGCCACTCCAAATTCAAGTTTCCGGTTACGCCCCCGCCCTTGCGCGACCACGGCAACTATGTCATCTCGCTGAACCGCTTTGTGAAATGGCTGGGTGGAAAGGTCGAGGAGGCCGGCATCACCATCTTCACCGGCTTTGCCGGGTCGGAGTTGCTAGTTGAAGGCGACCGCGTGCTCGGGGTCCGCACCGATGACAAAGGCGTGGACAAGGACAACCAACCGAAAGGAAACTTTGAGCCCGGGTATGATTTGCGTGCCAAGGTCGTCATCCTGGCGGAAGGAAGCCGCGGTTCGTTGACTAAGCAGCTCATCGGGCGGTTCCAACTCGATCGTGATCGCAATCCCCAGACTTACGGCCAAGGAATTAAAGAACTCTGGGAAATACCGGCGGGCCGGGTTGCGCCTGGCCAGGTGATCTACACCATGGGCTGGCCGCTAACTTCCAAAGAATACGGCGGGGCTTGGATCTACGGCGGGAAAGACAACATCGTCTCGCTTGGATTCGTGACCGGACTCGATTATCCCGATCCCCGCCTCGACCCCCAACGCGTACTGCAGGAGTTTAAGCGACATCCATTTGTGAAGGGCCTTCTCGAAGGCGGCAAGATGGTCCGGTACGGCGCGAAGTCGCTGCCCTACGGCGGCTGGTGGTCGGTTCCGCCCGTGAGCGGCAATGGCTGGATGATCCTCGGCGACTCTGCTGGGTTCCTCAATTCGCAACGGCTCAAGGGTATTCACCTCGCTATTAAGAGCGGCATGCTCGCCGCCGAAACGGCTTTTGCGGGGATGCTAAAGAACGATTTTTCAGCGACTACACTCGCAGGTTATGGCCGTGCCGTCGACAGCAGCTGGATCAAAGACGAACTTTGGAAGGTCCGCAATTTTCATCAAGGATTCGAGCACGGTTTCTGGCACGGCATGTTTCACGCTGCCCTCCAGCAGGTCACCGGCGGACGCGGCCTGCACGCGCGTTATGCAGCCCACGCCGGTCATCGGCGGCTCAAGAAGTTGTCGGAACTCCCGCCGGACGGCGGCGGCGAGGCGCATTTGTTAGGGAATGCCAAAGGTGACGGCAAGCTTACTTTCGACAAACTGACCGACCTATATCACTCCGGCACCAAACACGAAGAAGACCAGCCCGCCCATCTGGTCATCCACGACACTGACATCTGCAACGCGCGATGCGTGCAGGAGTATGGCAATCCTTGCCAACACTTCTGTCCGGCAAACGTGTACGAGATGGTGGAAGATCCTGCCGTCTCTTGTGGTAAACGCATTAGCTTGAACCCTTCGAATTGTGTGCATTGCAAGACCTGCGACATCATGGATCCTTACGAGATCATCACCTGGGTCCCACCCGAGGGCGGCGGCGGCCCAAACTACGATGGCATGTGATCGTCGGTACCGAGCGGCGGCCGCAATTCGGTCTCAACTCCCACTAAGGCTGCCCAATCCGTTATTCTGGTAAGACATGAGCCTGCTAGACGCCCCGGTTTACGATCCGGTGAAGGAACGCCGCCGTAAGATCAAAATCGCGATCATCATTACCGTTGCCCTCGTATTAGGGGCCTTGATTTACCTGAATCGCTATTATCCGGAAAAGCGCATCGTGGACCGTTTCTTCACCGCCTTGGAGAAACAGGACTACAAAACCGCGTACGGCATCTGGATGCACGACCCCAACTGGGAGCAACACCCAGAACGTTACGCACGCTATCCCTACAATGAATTCCACACCGATTGGGGGCCGGGCGGAGAATGGGGACTGGTTCACAATCATAAAATCCTTGCCATGCTCCACCCCAGGGGCGGAAGCGGGGTAGTAGCGATCGTGGAAGTGAATGGCCGCACCGAGTACGCGCGGGTGTGGGTAGAAACTTCCGATAAGACGTTGAGCTTCTCACCGTACTAACTGTTATTGTCCGCAGTTTCGCTATTACTTTTTCTGCTTCTTCTGATCCAGAATTGCAATCTAGATGGCACCGATCGCTCCAGAAGAGGTGAAACCCATGCAGCCGGAAATAATCTCCGAATCGGTGGAAGTCCTTAAGAGGACACCGAAAGCGCTCACCGCCATGCTCAGCGGGCTTCCAGACGTTTGGCTGCACTGTAACGAAGGCGAGTCCACGTGGAGCGCATACGATGTGATCGGGCACCTTATCCACGGAGAACTCACTGACTGGATCCCGCGCCTGCAGATCATCTTAAAGTCCGGAGAGAGCCGGCCTTTTACACCCTTTGACCGCAGCGCACAATTCAAGGCAAGTCAGGGAAAGAGTATGAAACAGCTTCTGCGGGAATTCGCAAAATTGCGGCGAAAGAATTTGGCGGTTTTAACGCGCCTGAAACTTACCTCAGCCGATCTCAAATTACGAGGAATGCACCCTGAACTTGGGCCCGTGACTTTGGGTCAACTGATTTCTACCTGGGTGGTGCACGACATGACTCATATCAACCAAATCAGCCGCGTATTGGCCAAACGTTTCAACGAAGAAGTTGGTCCCTGGCAGGCCTATTTGTCTGTGCTCACCAGAAGATAAGTCGGTTGGATTTAGCGTCTGGGTAATCGATCACAACACTATTTTTACTGGTATCTGGTCCCTGCGAAAATACAAGAAACTGTACTTGTACGCCGCTTTCTTAGACGCAACTCGCATTCCTCCATCCCCTCCCTGCAACGACTCACAATCAATTCCTAACTTTCGAGAACTCCGCCACGTGGGCGCGTCCCACCTAGACACAGAGACCCGAGAACGCGGCAGGGTAACTGCCTACATCAAGGCAGGCCTTCCCACGTAAATCGGCGGCCCAGAGGGAACGGGATGAAAAACACAAATTTGTTATTGAAACTGATTGCGACCTTTATTCTGCTGTTGGTGGTTATTGCCATCTTTGGCGAACCGGCAGCCGCTCAGGCCACGATTCAGACGGGCAGCATCCAGGGAACGATCACCGATTCGTCGGGCGCCGTCGTCCCTGGCGCCAAGATAACTATCAACAACAATGCCACTGGCCAGACTGTCCAGCTTACCGGAACAGGTACCGGATCGTACTCCTCCGGCGCACTAATTCCTGGCGAGTACTCAGTGAAAATCGAGAAAGAAGGATTCAGCACACAACTGCTTAAACTCACGGTGCAGGTCGGAGTGGTGACCGCCGGAAACGCCAGGCTGCAGGTCGGCCAAGCTGCACAAGAGGTAACGGTTGAGGGGTCCGCGGTGCAGGTGAACACCGAGCAGGCGACGTTGCAGGGTGTGCTTAACGCACAGCAGATTGACCAACTTCCTATCAATGGCCGCAACTTCATTGATCTGGCACAGCTCGAGCCGGGTGTGCAGATCCAGGATGGAGGAAACTTCGATCCCACGAAGAACGGTTACTCCGCGGTTTCTTTTGGGGGACGTGAAGGCCGCACCTCGCGCATCGAGGTGGATGGCATTGACATCAGCGATGAAAACGTGGGCACCACCACGCAAAACATTCCCGCCAGCGCGATTCAGGAGTTTGGAATCAGCCAGTCGTCGCTTGATCTTTCTACCGAGCTCACCTCATCGGGAGCGATCAATGTGACCACCAAGTCGGGCAGCAACACTATCCACGGCGGCGGGTTTTACCTGTTCCGCGACGCCGCAGCGGCGGCCAACCAGGTGACCGGCGGCGAACCCTTCCAACGTCATCAATATGGAGGTAGTTTCGGGGGAGCTTTCATCAAGAACAAGCTCTTCTACTATGTTGACGCGGAGCGTACCAAGCAGGACGTTAACGTGCGCGTTCTCTCCGGCCGGGCCCTTTCCGGAGGATCGTTCCCCAGCGGCAGCTTCGCCTCGCCATTTCGTGAATCCATGGGGATCGCCAAGCTGGATTGGCAGGTGCGTCCCAACAATTATCACCTGTTCTACCGTTTTTCCTACGACCAGAACCGCAACGTTGCGGGCTTCGTTCCCAATACCTTCTCGCCGTTCGCGAACGTGGACCACGCGCCCGTGCACGCTGCCGGCTTCGACTTCAGCACCGGCTCGTATACGCACAGCATTCGCGCGGGATACACGAAGTTCCGTAATGCCATTGCCGATGCAGTAGGCGGCTCGAGCATCTTCAATCCAGCTCCTGCGATTACACTCACTATCGGCCCGACCTTCCCGGATTTTACTTGTACTCGCGGCCAGGAAGCGTTTTGCTCAGGGCCCAACATCCTGGCGCCGCAGCAGACGTTCCAGAGTGACAAACAGTTGAAGTATGACGGCAGCAAGACCTTCCGTTCGCATATCTTCCGATACGGCGTCGGCGTAAACAAAATTCTGGGCAATGCTTTCTTTTCGTTCTTCGGAATCGCGCCAGCCGTAAATTCCCAGGCCACCGACTACAATCCAGCGATTTGTATGCCATTCAATGGCTGCGCTGGGGGTGATACTAATCCGTTGAACTATCCTGCACAGTTTGTGCTGATGGGCAACGGTCAGGGCTTCAGCACTGAGATTCCGTCGTTTGGCCGGCCTGCTGGTGGGCTCTTTGACACGCGATTCTCCTGGTATGTAGGAGACACCTGGAAGGTGAAACCCAACCTCACGGTGAATGCTGGGTTAAGGTACGTTCGCGATACCGGGCGTTCGGATGCAGACCTTCCGCCGATTCCGGTTCTCAACCAATTCGCCCCTGGGTTGGGAAATCGCGTCAACCAGCCGAACCTCAACTTTGCTCCGCAATTGGGGATAGCCTGGGACCCGTGGAAGAACGGCAAGACTTCGATCCGCGCGGGCATCGGGTTGTTCTATGAAAACGACATCTTCAACAACGTCCTGTTTGACCGTCCTGGACGACTTCAGAAAGGACTGTTTTTCAGCACCGGGGTAGCCTGCTTTGGTGGCACCAACCTCCCCGTACCGCTGCCGGGTGGCAAGAGCCTCACACCTGATTTTTGCGGCAAGCCGATCGGCCAAGTTGCGAACGAAATCGGCGCGGCACAGCAACAGTATCAGCAGGCGGTGGCTGCGGCCGGACCACAGGAGAACCTCAGCTTCATCGGCAATACGCTTGCTTTTTCACCCAACATCAACGGCGTGACTTTCTTTGCGCCCAACTATAAAACACCACGGTCGGTACAGATGAACATCGGCGTGCAACGTGAACTGCGGCAAGGCACGGTGTTGAGCGTGGACTTTGTACGCAACGTCGTAACTCACAGTCTGCTCTTCTGGGATGTGAACCACGTCGGCGATGCACGTTTCCTGAACGTAGCCAACGCCAATGCCGCCATTACGGCGACGAATACTCAATTTGGTTGTGGAGCGGGGCTGCCAGGAATAAACTGCGCCATTACCAATGGCGCCACCATTGATGATTATGCCGGTAATGGTCTTGACTCCGGCGGTTCGCTCTGCGGCGGCACTCCGTGCGCGGCCGCGGCATTCCAGGGGGTGAATCCCAACGTCGGCCAGGGGCTTACTAACTTCCCCAGCGGACGCTCGGTATACAACGCCCTGCAAGCATCGTTCCGCCAGGACATC
The Terriglobales bacterium DNA segment above includes these coding regions:
- a CDS encoding sugar phosphate isomerase/epimerase, with protein sequence MSSHLSRRSFIALSAMLPWAFREHTATSLPVGLELYSVRVELKRDPEATLRAVARMGYQCVEFYAPYFEWSEDRTKLIRKLLDDLGVRCYSTHNDEEYFSPKNLSRVRDLNLILGTKYAVLAYSDKKASLSEWNPISDLLNRAADQLEPSGLKAGYHNHEAEFTPIEGQRPIELIAKATKPSVALQLDVGTCLKAGSDPVAWIRSNPGRIRSLHCKDWSPNKDYKVLFGEGAADWKNIFKAAETVGGTEYYLVEQEGSRFSELETARRCLKTFRATHA
- a CDS encoding YtxH domain-containing protein, with amino-acid sequence MKAFLFGLGVGVGLGILFAPMSGQETRDQIAERASDLASSARESVESARETIDQGRERVKRGVTALRDVATGERQRATGTESPSGV
- a CDS encoding pyridoxamine 5'-phosphate oxidase family protein encodes the protein MTDFVPTQRTQVKRLAKRGVYDRKTVYQILDEGFICHVGFVSEGHPVVIPTGYGRSADTLYIHGSAASRMLRGAASGIEICITVTLVDGLVLARSGFHSSMNYRSVVVFGKATMLQDPAEKAEALRTFSEHVMPGRWAEIRPPSPQELSGTIVLAVPLQEASAKVRTGPPLDDEEDYAMPVWAGVLPLKMVPGEPIADPRMNHPTAVPDYVRTYSRGNNGRGGRVDGRRH
- a CDS encoding electron transfer flavoprotein subunit beta/FixA family protein, with the protein product MKQVPQKDAPLKLNESGAWIREDVSYEVNEPDAYALEEALRQKEKHSGEVVVITAGPARAQQVLRGALAKGADRAIHLEDAGFVGLDAFNTSRAIAAAIREEKFDLIFTGLQSDDYGYAQTGVILAELLGWPHATIIMQIEKSDSGIRVKRELEAGFFQFVDMPLPAVLTIQSGINKLRYATLIGIKQAKNKPLRKVSMGEVQSALGPNGLKIEKLYVPEKTKNTEMLEGSPAEIAKKLVEKLRNQVRVL
- a CDS encoding electron transfer flavoprotein subunit alpha/FixB family protein — encoded protein: MADTILVVVEQREGKLNRVSWETLTAGQGIAADMGWTLEAAVLGKGASGLASEIAAKQLAKVYAIESPALEPYTPDAYVFALKQFLASHQPRLVLMPHTYQVRDFAPQLAAALKRALISDCIGYKHEGGKLLFTRQMFQGKFAADVSFSGEPPWFATFQNGAFRGDQVKAGSAAAPIETVTIQIPEGTVRNRPHEVFKEAKQAVDLTQAEIIVAVGRGIKEQKNIELAKQLAEALGGEIAASRPICDAGWLPMDRQIGSSGQTVAPKLYLALGISGAIQHIVGMKGSRTIVAINKDSEAPIFEVADLAAVGNLFDIVPPLIEAIKKAKAGA
- a CDS encoding electron transfer flavoprotein-ubiquinone oxidoreductase; amino-acid sequence: MSVLLFRQPLPNVTRPQMEADVVIVGGGPAGMACALRLSQLIDNHNGKNPDSPLSKENIYVLEKAREIGQHCLSGALLDPRSMRELLPGFEKEAPLDAEVSQEAVYFLSRHSKFKFPVTPPPLRDHGNYVISLNRFVKWLGGKVEEAGITIFTGFAGSELLVEGDRVLGVRTDDKGVDKDNQPKGNFEPGYDLRAKVVILAEGSRGSLTKQLIGRFQLDRDRNPQTYGQGIKELWEIPAGRVAPGQVIYTMGWPLTSKEYGGAWIYGGKDNIVSLGFVTGLDYPDPRLDPQRVLQEFKRHPFVKGLLEGGKMVRYGAKSLPYGGWWSVPPVSGNGWMILGDSAGFLNSQRLKGIHLAIKSGMLAAETAFAGMLKNDFSATTLAGYGRAVDSSWIKDELWKVRNFHQGFEHGFWHGMFHAALQQVTGGRGLHARYAAHAGHRRLKKLSELPPDGGGEAHLLGNAKGDGKLTFDKLTDLYHSGTKHEEDQPAHLVIHDTDICNARCVQEYGNPCQHFCPANVYEMVEDPAVSCGKRISLNPSNCVHCKTCDIMDPYEIITWVPPEGGGGPNYDGM
- a CDS encoding DinB family protein — its product is MAPIAPEEVKPMQPEIISESVEVLKRTPKALTAMLSGLPDVWLHCNEGESTWSAYDVIGHLIHGELTDWIPRLQIILKSGESRPFTPFDRSAQFKASQGKSMKQLLREFAKLRRKNLAVLTRLKLTSADLKLRGMHPELGPVTLGQLISTWVVHDMTHINQISRVLAKRFNEEVGPWQAYLSVLTRR
- a CDS encoding carboxypeptidase regulatory-like domain-containing protein, encoding MKNTNLLLKLIATFILLLVVIAIFGEPAAAQATIQTGSIQGTITDSSGAVVPGAKITINNNATGQTVQLTGTGTGSYSSGALIPGEYSVKIEKEGFSTQLLKLTVQVGVVTAGNARLQVGQAAQEVTVEGSAVQVNTEQATLQGVLNAQQIDQLPINGRNFIDLAQLEPGVQIQDGGNFDPTKNGYSAVSFGGREGRTSRIEVDGIDISDENVGTTTQNIPASAIQEFGISQSSLDLSTELTSSGAINVTTKSGSNTIHGGGFYLFRDAAAAANQVTGGEPFQRHQYGGSFGGAFIKNKLFYYVDAERTKQDVNVRVLSGRALSGGSFPSGSFASPFRESMGIAKLDWQVRPNNYHLFYRFSYDQNRNVAGFVPNTFSPFANVDHAPVHAAGFDFSTGSYTHSIRAGYTKFRNAIADAVGGSSIFNPAPAITLTIGPTFPDFTCTRGQEAFCSGPNILAPQQTFQSDKQLKYDGSKTFRSHIFRYGVGVNKILGNAFFSFFGIAPAVNSQATDYNPAICMPFNGCAGGDTNPLNYPAQFVLMGNGQGFSTEIPSFGRPAGGLFDTRFSWYVGDTWKVKPNLTVNAGLRYVRDTGRSDADLPPIPVLNQFAPGLGNRVNQPNLNFAPQLGIAWDPWKNGKTSIRAGIGLFYENDIFNNVLFDRPGRLQKGLFFSTGVACFGGTNLPVPLPGGKSLTPDFCGKPIGQVANEIGAAQQQYQQAVAAAGPQENLSFIGNTLAFSPNINGVTFFAPNYKTPRSVQMNIGVQRELRQGTVLSVDFVRNVVTHSLLFWDVNHVGDARFLNVANANAAITATNTQFGCGAGLPGINCAITNGATIDDYAGNGLDSGGSLCGGTPCAAAAFQGVNPNVGQGLTNFPSGRSVYNALQASFRQDINRPLPGIRHANLIVSYAYSRFAAVGAASNDIDFSGGAFDNNNPLRYFGPGSLDRPHQLSFGGVIDLPLGFRASTTAHFNSALPQNLTLPTTGTADIFKNDLTGDGTAGDILPGTNIGAFGRDVSAGSLNNKITGFNNSVAGTLTPAGQALVNAGVITAQQLVALGGDVQPIKLAPSGNVGLSPLKTLDAKISWAYRWHERLTLEPSVAMFNALNFANFDPPNQRINGVLDGAPTSVNGITGATRFNRIGPGTGVFALGAPRVLEFGMRLAF